The Chengkuizengella sediminis genome includes the window CCAGATCAACATGAAGAGGTTTTCCAATGGTTATATGAATTAAGTACTAAAGCATCTTTTGATATAAAAACAACAGCGGCCCAGCATTATCGCAGAGTTGTTATTCAAAACAAACAAAAAGAAAATAATCAAAAGGATACCATCAATTATTCTCAATCTATAAGAAGTGGACTGATAGGCACAATTGATGGTTTAGGACGTGCACCTAAAGGTGTAAATGACGGTAATGGATTTGTCTTTATATCTCATATCGGTGATGTATTTCCTAGTGGGTTATTACCCGTAAAAGCTGGGAATGTAAGAGAAAGTTCACTATCAGAAATTTATCGTGAATCTAAAGTTTTTAAACAATTACGTGATCCTAACCAATATAAAGGAAAGTGTGGGGTCTGTGAATTTAGATTTGTATGTGGAGGTTCTCGATCTAGAGCTTATGCCATGACTGGAGATTATTTAGAAAGTGAACCTTATTGTACTTATATTCCTAGAAAATATAGTTTAGGTAAACATTGATTGATTCATTTTTAAAAAGTTAGTAGTTAAAGCCCTTTTAAGTATATAGTGTTTGTTCATGTATTATGTGACAACTCTGTATATTTGGAAGGTTTTTTTTATTTTTCTAATTTTACAGACCTTCAATTTATTTGTTCATATTCAGTTCATATTTATAAATTAAACTATTTTAAGGCTAGTCATTTGTACATAGGCTGGGTTAGCGTATGATTTAATTAGAATATAAACATGAGGTCTATGGTGAGTTGATAACATTTTTTCATTAAGCAATGGGAGTGGAGAATCATTGCATAATTTTTGTTTCGCGAAGGGAATGTATAGAAGAATGAAAAAAAGCATTGGGATTTTGTTAGCATTATTGGTGGTTGCTGGTTGTTCAGCAGGAGGCGCACAAAGTGGCTCCCCTCAGGAAATGGTGAATATACCTAAAGTAGCTGTTGAGATTGAAACTATCAAAAAAGGGGATATACAAGAAAGTAAAAAATTAATTGGAAATATTGAGTCTGCATCAGAAATTGAGGTTTTCCCAGACATCACAGGAGAATTAGTTACTCTCCAAGTAGATAATGGAGACCAAGTTGAAGCAGGTCAAGTTATAGCTGTTTTGGATGGGAAAAATCAAATGGATAGTTTACAGCTTGAACAAAAATCATTTGAAAGTACAAAACAGCAACTGGAAAATGCAAAACTTACTAGAGCGCAGGCAGCTCAAAGACTACAAGATGCACAAACTAGTGAGGAAGGAATTTCTTCAACTGATTTAGATTTGGAAAATTTAACAATTGCGTTGGAAGATGCAAAAACAAATCGGGAAAGACTTGAACGTTTATATGAAGAAGGTGCCGTTTCGTTACAGGATCTAGAAAGAGCACAGCAACAAGAAACACAAGCTGAAATTTCTCTTGAAAAGGCACAGCTAAATACAGGTAGCAATCTTGAACAATTACAATTAGATTTAGAAAAAGCAGAGGTTGGAGTTCAACAGAGCCAAATTTCATTGGATCAAGCTCAATTAAGATTATCACAAGCTGAGCGAAATGTGAATGATACCACTGTATATGCGCCTATTTCTGGTGTGGTAGAAGGCTTGAATACTGAAGTAGGAGAGAATGTATCCTCTCAACAACCTTTGTTGACGATCACAAACGTATCTGAATTTAT containing:
- a CDS encoding efflux RND transporter periplasmic adaptor subunit, which codes for MKKSIGILLALLVVAGCSAGGAQSGSPQEMVNIPKVAVEIETIKKGDIQESKKLIGNIESASEIEVFPDITGELVTLQVDNGDQVEAGQVIAVLDGKNQMDSLQLEQKSFESTKQQLENAKLTRAQAAQRLQDAQTSEEGISSTDLDLENLTIALEDAKTNRERLERLYEEGAVSLQDLERAQQQETQAEISLEKAQLNTGSNLEQLQLDLEKAEVGVQQSQISLDQAQLRLSQAERNVNDTTVYAPISGVVEGLNTEVGENVSSQQPLLTITNVSEFIITTQITAEQKKLVPLGTEVEVHSSIQDGYKAEMIYVAPTRNDIGLFDAELRFIETDNQLTTGEVVQLVFSNTLVEDEVLVPTHAIIQKGNEAYVFVANEGKAVKKDVEILSMQSEWTAVKGDLKAGEDLIVNGHKLVSDGMLLLLPDEQQTTNNDTPSEEKTTDEKVDDEINSEQEKSDDNAAAGGGN